One genomic region from Paramormyrops kingsleyae isolate MSU_618 chromosome 24, PKINGS_0.4, whole genome shotgun sequence encodes:
- the tmem135 gene encoding transmembrane protein 135, whose protein sequence is MAAFSKSIPHTCYEIGHTWNSSCTVSSLQVTAGALEVSFKIYAPLYLIAAILRRRKRDYYVKRLLPEILQSASFLTANGGLYIAFFCILRRILGRFYSWSAGFGAALPASYLAILIERKSRRGLLTIYMANLATETIFRMGATRGIITPIKHGEVLLFCITAALYMFFFRCKDGLQGFTFSALKFIVGKEEIPTHSFLAEHTYPKGPEGGTVEPKQDRPRVLSTSSISSITDLTRRLLESVCKHGPRHRCCKHYGDNCISYCVKGFVRMFSVGYLIQCCLRVPSAFRHAFTRPSRLLSLLYNKENFQLGAFLGSFVSIYKGTSCFLRWVRNLDDELHALIAGFLAGVSMFFYKSTTISMYLFSKLVETVYFKGIEAGRVPYFPHADTLIYAVSTAICFQAAVMEVQNLRPSYWKFLLRLTKGRFSLMNRRVLDIFGTQASQEFQDFVPQLDPRYTLMPPGVEGHLG, encoded by the exons ATGGCGGCCTTCAGCAAGTCCATTCCGCATACGTGCTACGAGATCGGGCACACTTGGAACTCGTCCTGCACCGTGTCTAGCCTGCAGGTGACGGCTGGGGCGCTGGAGGTCTCCTTTAAGATATACGCGCCGCTGTACCTC ATCGCTGCCATCCTGCGGAGGAGGAAGAGGGATTACTATGTGAAGAGGCTGCTGCCTGAGATCCTGCAGAGCGCCTCCTTCCTGACGGCCAACGGGGGTCTCTATATCGCCTTCTTCTGCATCCTCAG GAGGATTCTGGGTAGGTTTTACTCCTGGTCAGCGGGATTTGGAGCAGCACTGCCTGCATCCTACCTCGCCATCCTGATTGAGCGGAAGAGCAG GCGGGGGCTCCTCACCATATACATGGCCAACCTG GCCACGGAGACGATATTCCGCATGGGTGCCACCAGAGGAATCATCACTCCAATCAAGCATGGCGAG gtcctgctcttCTGCATCACAGCCGCTCTCTACATGTTCTTCTTCAG GTGTAAAGACGGACTGCAGGGATTTACGTTCTCTGCCCTGAA GTTCATTGTGGGCAAAGAGGAGATTCCCACACACTCATTTCTGGCAGAGCACACATACCCAAAGGGCCCAGAGGGGGGCACTGTGGAGCCAAAACAAGACCGGCCTCGTGTCCTGTCTACCTCCAGTATTTCTTCCATCACGGACCTGACCAGGAGACTGCTGGAGTCTGT ATGTAAACACGGCCCCCGGCACAGGTGCTGCAAGCACTACGGTGACAACTGCATCAGCTACTGCGTGAAG GGCTTCGTGCGCATGTTCAGCGTGGGCTACCTGATCCAGTGCTGCCTGAGGGTGCCTTCAGCCTTCCGACACGCCTTCACCCGTCCGTCCCGCCTGCTTTCCCTCCTCTACAATAAGGAGAACTTCCAGCTGGGGGCGTTCCTTGGTTCCTTTGTCAGCATTTACAag GGAACTAGCTGTTTTCTCCGGTGGGTGCGTAACCTTGACGATGAGCTGCACGCACTCATTGCTG GATTCTTGGCTGGGGTCTCCATGTTCTTCTACAAGAGCACCACCATCTCCATGTACCTTTTCTCCAAGCTGGTGGAG ACCGTTTACTTTAAGGGCATTGAGGCAGGCCGGGTCCCCTACTTTCCACACGCTGACACTTTGATCTATGCTGTCTCCACAGCAATCTGCTTCCAGGCG gctgtgatggaggtaCAGAATCTGCGGCCCTCTTACTGGAAGTTTCTCCTGCGGCTTACAAAGGGCAG GTTCTCCCTGATGAACCGCCGGGTTCTGGACATCTTCGGCACTCAGGCCTCACAGGAGTTTCAGGATTTTGTGCCCCAGTTGGACCCCA